The Candidatus Thermoplasmatota archaeon region GACCTTGTAGTCGTCCACCTCGATGGACCCGGGACGGCCCGGGGGCGGGGGAGGCGGAGCGCCTCCGACGGGGCCCGTCACGAAGGCGCCGCGCTTGCGGGCGTAGCGGCGCGCGGCCCACCGCACGGGCGGAAGGACCAGGAGCACCGCGAGCCCGTCCGAGAGGATGCCCGGCCAGATGAGGAGGAGCCCCGCGGCCAGGTTGAGGAGGCCGTTCACGAGCGAATCCTCGACCCCTTCGCCCTTCGCGAAGGCGCGGCCCGCCTGCACCATGCCCGCCACGCCTCCGAGCCGCACGACCCAGGCCCCCAGGAATACGTCGAGGAGGAACCACGCGACGGCGACGACGAGCACCTCGCCGAACGTTCCTCCGACGAGGCGCTCCGTGATGAACCAGCTCGCGACGGGGTCCGCGACGAGCGTCACCGTGGCGGCGCCGACGAGGAAGCGGCGGGCGAGGCCCATGCTTCTGGGGAGCCGCGCCGCCCGATTAAGGCTTGCGGGGTCAGCCGGCGAGGGTGGCGTGCGTCGACTCGAGCACGTAGAAGCCGTTCACGTAGTCGGCCGCGAAGAGCCACTGGCCCTTGCCGGCGACGTCGAACATGACGGGGCCCCCTCCGAGGTTGAACCCGATGCAGCACTTCTTCGGCGCGACGGGACGCCAGCCGTTGTCCATGACGGGGGTCGCGTAGCCCGTCACGACCGGGTTCGCGGGGTCCGCGAGGTCGAGCGTCCAGATGCCCGCGTGGTAGTGGCTGAGGTAGAGCGTGCTGTTAACGAGGCGGAAGTCGTGCGCGCTGAAGAGCAGGTTGTCGGACCCGTGGTTGCCGGGATTCGTCCACGTGTTCAGGAGCTTCGGCTTCGCGAGGTCCGTCGCGTCGAGGATCCACACCGGCGAGGCCATCTCGACGTGGCGGTTCTCGAACACCTCGCTTCCGACGACGATGATGCGCTTGTCGCCGCGGATCTCGCCATGGACGGTATGCACGTACCACGGAGCGCCCGCGCCGCCGGGGATCCAGGTCGCGATCTCCCTCGGCAGCGCCGGGTTCGAGATGTCCACGATCTTGAGCCCCTCGTACGCGTAGGCCACGTACATGACGGGCTTCTTGAGGATCGGGTCGTCCATCACGAAGAGGTCGTGGCCGTAGATGTCGCGGATCGCGTACGTCGCGGCGTCGCCCGGGTTGCCGATCGGGAGCTTCAGGAGCCCGTCGGGCGTCGCCGTCGCGTACCGGCCGACGAGCTCGAGCTTGCCGCCCTTCCATTCGAGGATGTGGACGCCGAAGTTGAGCGCGAAGACGTACTGCTTGCCTCCGAGAACCGCGGCGTAGACCGTGTGGCTGCCGTAATCGCCCGCGGGCGTGTAGAGCGCGACCTCCTTCGGGGCCGCGGGGTCGCTCACGTCCACCGCGAGGATGCCCTTCTTCGAGCCTTCCGAGGCGAGGAAGACCGTCTTGCCGTCGCCCGAGAACATGATCTGCCGGTCGCCGCCCGCGACGCCCGGGTCGTGGAAGCGCCCTGCGATGGTCGGGACCCGGGGATCGCTGACGTTCACGAGGTAGAAGCCGCGCGTCTCGTCGCCCGCGACGGCGACGGCGACGAGGTCGCCGTGCATGTCCACCGCGTGCGCCGCGGGGAGCTTCGTGCGCTCGGCGAGCGGGAGCCACGCGGCGATGGACATGTTGAGCGTCTTGTTGTGCTCGGAGGCGTCCCAGTGGTCGTGCTTGCGCACGAGCGGATCCAGGTTGATGGGTACGGGCAGATCGACGTCCGCGCCTTTCCCGCGGTTGTCGAGCGCGCTCACGCAACCGGCGAGCGCAAGGGCGAGCACGAGGGGGACGACGAGGACGCGGCGCAAGGAATCAGCCCCGGGAAGCGGCCCAGGCCGCCCGCGCTCCATAAGCATTGTGGGGGCGGCGTCGCCCGATCGCCGGGACGCGGGCGGGTCGGGGTGGCGCTTGATTCTACAAACCATCCAAGGTCCTTATGTCCGCCATCCTGCCATGATCGGGTGTCGACGGCCGCCACCCGGTCGTCGTCCCACGACGACGACCTCGTCGTGCGTCAGACCATGCATGCCGCGCCGGCGAAACTGCGACGTCCGTCGGCGCGGCGTGCCTCCCACGCCTTCTTTCGAGGACGTTCGATCCCGCCCGGACGGATTCACGAGACGTTGACCACGAGCTTCCCGCGATGCTCCCACGCCGAGACCGGCTCGGGCCCGGACCCGAGCCAGGGTCCGCGCGCATACGTGGCCCGCATCACGATCTGGCCCTCGTGGCGTCCCGCGCGGTCGAAGACGACGCGCTCGACGAGCTCCCCGTGCTCGTTCTGGGACGCGAGCGGCAGGTCGCGCGTCTCGCGCGTCGCGACGACGCTCGGGCCGCCCGCGAAGGTCGCCTCGAGGCGGAAGCCCCAGGCCTCGTTCTGCCGGCTGCGCTCCGCGATGCCGCACACGAGCACGAGGTCGACGGGCTGGCCTCGCGAGGCGGACACGTCGAGGCGCGCGGGGGCGCGGCCGGTGGCCTTGTCGCCGACGACCTCGCAGCTCCCGAGCACGACGCGGACGGGGTCCATGGGGGTCGGGAGCCGCTCCGGGCGCTTGAAGCCACCGCGCGACGGTCGCTCAGGACCCCTCTTCGATCTCCTCTTCCTCGGGGGTCTCCTCGGACTCGGCCGCGGCGGCCGCCTTCGAGGCCTCCTCGGCCTCGCGCTCGGCGCGGCGCGCCTCGCGGGCCTGCTGCTCGGCGTTCTCCATGCCCTTGCAGCCGAGCGTGAGGCACGTCGTCCAGGGACGCTTGCCCTTGTTGATGACGCGGATCGACGGCGCGCTGCAGACGGGGCACGTGCCTTCGCCCTGCACGATCTTGCCGTACTGCGGAAGCGGGTACGTCTGGTCGCATTCGGGCCAGGTCGAGCAGCCGACGAAGCGCTTGCCGGACTTCGAGCGGCGCATGATGAGCTTGCCCTTGCCGCACTTGCCGCAGGGGCCGATCGTGTTCTTGTCCTGCATCGCCTGGCGGATCTCCTGGGCCA contains the following coding sequences:
- a CDS encoding FxsA family protein is translated as MGLARRFLVGAATVTLVADPVASWFITERLVGGTFGEVLVVAVAWFLLDVFLGAWVVRLGGVAGMVQAGRAFAKGEGVEDSLVNGLLNLAAGLLLIWPGILSDGLAVLLVLPPVRWAARRYARKRGAFVTGPVGGAPPPPPPGRPGSIEVDDYKVE